The sequence tgttcaaaatgtcaaacaaataaataaataaatgacagacaggcagaggaaAATTATTGCTTATCACATTCTAGATTGTGCAAGTGCGGTTGAAAACAATGCAGCTGTTGTTTGGGACTGAATGCTGATGGGTGGATGATATttttcagggattttttttttcttttaggtgTGATGAGACAAAGGAACAAAGGATGCCTTAGAGGAGAGGTTGCCTATATGCCTGGAAACCTCTTCAAAGCACACCGCCAAATGGATCTAACGCCTCCCCCTGCCACCTCTAGATCATGATACTCGGCTGAAGCTATTCCGCTATCTTTATGATCCCTCCTCCATCTATGGCGAACTATAGCCATGCAGGGGACCACACCATCTTGCAGAATGTCTCTCCTCTCGCCACGTTCCTCAAACTGACCTCTCTGGGTTTCATCATTGGAGTCGGTGTGGTTGGAAACCTCCTGATCtccatcctgctggtcaaagacAAGAGCCTGCACCGAGCACCCTACTATTTCCTGCTGGACCTGTGCGCCTCCGATATCCTTCGCTCTGCCATCTGTTTCCCCTTTGTCTTCACCTCGGTCAAGAATGGATCTGCCTGGACCTATGGCACGCTGACCTGCAAAGTGATCGCCTTCCTGGGTGTGCTCTCCTGTTTCCACACGGCGTTCATGCTATTCTGCGTGAGCGTCACCCGCTACCTGGCCATTGCACATCACCGTTTCTACACCAAGAGGCTGACCTTCTGGACCTGTCTGGCTGTCATCTGCATGGTGTGGACGTTGTCAGTGGCTATGGCGTTCCCGCCAGTGCTAGACGTAGGGACATACTCTTTTATCCGGGAGGAGGACCAGTGCACATTCCAGCACCGCTCCTTTAGGGCGAATGATTCACTGGGCTTCATGCTCCTGCTGGCGCTCATTCTCCTGGCCACACAGCTGGTTTACCTCAAGCTCATCTTCTTCGTCCATGACCGTCGAAAGATGAAGCCTGTCCAGTTCGTGCCTGCTGTCAGCCAGAACTGGACCTTCCACGGGCCAGGCGCCAGCGGGCAGGCGGCGGCCAACTGGCTGGCTGGATTTGGTAGAGGCCCCACCCCGCCTACTTTGCTGGGCATCCGGCAGAACAGCAACGCAGCGGGCCGCAGGCGTCTACTGGTATTGGATGAATTCAAAACAGAGAAGAGGATTAGTAGGATGTTCTACATCATGACGTTTTTCTTCCTGGCACTGTGGGGGCCCTATCTGGTAGCCTGCTACTGGCGGGTGTTTGCAAGGGGCCCTGTAGTCCCTGGGGGCTACCTGACGGCAGCTGTGTGGATGAGCTTTGCCCAGGCTGGGGTCAATCCTTTCATCTGCATCTTCTCCAACAGGGAGCTCCGGCGCTGCTTCAGCACCACACTCCTCTACTGCAGAAAATCCAGGTTACCAAGGGAACCCTACTGCGTTATATGAAGGTTTTGctgtgggtttttttctcaTCTATGTCTCTATTTCCCTGATTGATCTTGATCTGGGCTTGTTCCCACTGTACAGCgcactctctctttctatctctcttctcttcatccTCCAGTTTTTTCTCCTGTTCCTCCTTCTCTTAACCCTTCTTTACAGAGGTAGAAGGTGGACTGCCAATCACGAGGCTCTGCCGGGGTGATTGAATATGAAACGTATCAAACATGGAGGCTGAAGGGAATGGAATACGCAGGAGGTCCGGATCccctcctgtgtttatgttctagTAAACAGACATCGTGGAAGGCCATGTCAATGCGGAGAAgcaaaaagttggaaaaaaaagaaagaaaaagaaaaaagaattgacaaaacaatgaaaacaaaacctcttGCTTTGGATATTTTGAAGATGCGTAATTCTGTGAGGtgtgaaatacaaaaaatatgaaaagagaaaatgaaaaaaaagaacataaaacaaagaaatgataCCTCTCATGGAATCACtggaaatgttttacattttaagagTTGCACTAAAAAGAAGATGTAAAGATGCTTTTTTTGGTCAACAGTTGCCAGTTGCATTGCAaggacaactttttttttcgttccccccctcctcccccccccaaaCTTAACAATGAATGCTTTAATTTGCAACAGACTACACAATCGCTGTAAGTAAAGCAAAACTTGGTGACTGTTGGAATACACCATCACAAGAGGATAAAATggttttaatgtaagtgatatCTTTTTCATTTACCGGGTGGGGGCTTAACGACGGGGATTTACAATGTGTGGTTTTGAAGTTGCAACTTAAAACTAGAAATGATTTCTTGTAGTTTTACGATCCATATGTCCCTAGTGTCTGGCATTGTTATTTTCTTATCaccttttacaaaaaaaagaggaaaaaaaaagatgaaatgatgtttggatttttaaaaaaaagttgctttTAAGAACAACCttgtgcttaaaaaaaaagacattgaagAAGTAgttaaatgtttcatcatatcCATGTACCTAAACACTATCATAttgttacagtacagtattgCTGATGCCACTCCGGGTGTTCTTGCCTTAATGGTTATGATATTGTCATGTTTCTtggttgttgggtttttttttttttctcaaattttatttcattcactcCTAAAAAagttggggggttttttttagatgcaaggggagttttttctttttctcacatcAACGTGAAGTGCATGTCCATTTTAAAAGCTGGTCCATTCCTATGAGCATCACAGGCCATACACTGAGCAGCCCATTTTTATTCTGCAACGGTTTGCTACACCCCACAGAGTGCTCAGAGCACAGGGAGTGTGTGCGCacgagtgtgtgcgtgtgcgtgtgcgtgtgtgtgtgtgtgtgtgtgtcagtgggtgCCTGTGTGCGCGTATCAGAGCGTGGATGTGTGTGGATCAGACAACAGTCACTTCAAGACCAGAGCCTTAGTATGAAATCTTGCACAATTTGTAAAAAAtgctaaaggaaaaaaaaaaaaaaaaaaaaagacatttaaggCACACCGTCTTGTTTCTACTTTCCCTACATTTGCTCTCTACTGATTGTTTTCAATGACTTACTTTTTTCTCTTGTGgccattttaatatttattatgtattcTTTTTTGTATATTATAGATAGATTGTGTGTAAGTATGTGAGTCTTTCATTTTGAAGTCCCGAATGTGAGTACAGTTTCAGTTAGGATTGCATTTGCTGAAAGTTAACTGTGTAATCTGTtgctttttgaaaataaaaactttccATTTTGCAACATTGTTTTTATCCCTCTCATTGGGTGGAGATGATACTGTATGCCCATTTTAAACAGTTGGAAAGTATTGGTTATTGATAAGGGGATAGCTGATGAACTTACTCACTGTTTATCTTTACCTGCAAGATTTGTATctctaaaatgtgtttctatcaactGGATTCAGCTTCATTACAAAACAGTACAGATCCACACTGGGGGAAATCGTTACTTTATGACTGATCAATATGTTAAAGGCGCTGTTGAAATGTTATAATGTTGTTATCTTGTATTTAAAAGACTAATGCTAGATGGTGAAAGGATTTTATATGAgcaaaatgtgtcatttatgTTCATgccaactgttttttttttttttttttaagagaaagtgataaagaaaaaaatcaaatgtgtctttttttggaACACAGTCTTTTTTGTCATTGGGACAGCTTGTCAAAGCAGAATATATGCTAAACCTTGTCActgaatgtgaaatgtgtttgacatttaatGGGAATAATCTCCATGAATATATCCCTGGGCACACTCTCCCAGCTTCCCTctcttgcagtttttttttccattctgtgTTAAAGGGGAATACCACTGAATTGTAGATGTAATATATGCGATTCCTATATGAAGTAATGGCAAACGGTTCTGGATTAATGAATACTCTCCCTCTTAGCCCTGTAGCCACAAATGACATAGCGGTTTGTCCAATTCTCTCATTTTTAAGGTCACATTGATGTGCAGCTGCACAGGAAATtaattggagaaaaaaaatggaaacgAGAACTACGAAAATGGGAACATTTCACAATTTATTCAAAATCTGGAAGAAATTTGCCAGCTCGAATGcttcagtaaaaaataaatataaccaAGCTACTGTATAAGCAAACTTCTCTCAAAATGCTTGAATGTGTTTCAATTTCAGGCCAGCATTCTTCAGCTTATTCAAGGATAAGGAAATaccattttttttgttatttataaataatggaatgtaaaaaaaacaaacaaacaaaaaaaagccaacaCAGTTCCTGTCATTGAACAACATTACAGTTTAAAACCAAGGCTAATAAAGGCCACAAGATAAAGACATGTTTATTCTTAAATTGAGTGGTATTTCTCTGTAAAAGACTGTAACTGACAATGTTTGAAAGCCAATATGTGCACCTTTGAGAGCAGAGTATGAGCTAAATAATGAGATTTGAAACTGCCAATTTTGCATGATTCAGAAACCGTTGTAGCTTTTTGCTTTTGACCAAAAAATGTTCTCCACTGTCCTATTTTCCCTctaaaaaacattcagttaaGTAATAACCGTAGCCTAGGTGCCTGAAAACACCAAATACGATGCTGAAATGGCTTGTAAACACTCCAGGTAATTGCATGCTGGGATTCAGGTTCTGCTGATGAGAAATTCCTATTATGGGTCCATTTTCATTATGAGGTTGGcaattactgttttattttggacATTGATCATTCTAATTTGGACTCAGAAGGGGGATGTCAGATGTTGACAAGACCATTTATCGAAATTTAAGGGAATGGTTTTACATAAAATacctttcttgttttttgtccGTTCTGTTGTCATGaattttgtttcttattttataAAAACCTGTAAAAATGAGATGAAGAGCTAGATAAAGGAGGGAATTGttgatgaaaaaaagacatgagATTTTGCAGGATTTAGTCTTTAAACTGGGGCTGAAACTGTTGCTGCTTGAGACAAGAATATGTATATTTTAGCCTCATTCAGCATATGCGAATCACAAACGGTGTCACTTTTTAGCACTGGCCCATTTCCTGGCATGTTCATTTGAATGCCCTAGTAATTCTGTTTCTCTCCATGTCTGAGAAAAGATGACAGGCAGAGGTGGTCGGCATGAAAGCGCTTTGCTCTGGCAGACGAGCTCTCATACTGAACTCTTTTCCCCCCTCCGAGGTACCATCTCTCCAGAGAAACATGTTGTTCATAATCAAAGCAATTAGGATGCTGTAGTCTACTGTACCGCCTGACTGGGATTGCTTCTTTGCACTTGTGTTTAGAtcatggaaaaaagaaaaacggatgtgtgtcaattttttttttttttctgtgtgtgtgtgtgtgtgaggcaatTATAATTCTTTGCTGGAGATACTTTTCATTTAACGATCAGAAGACTTTCTATTGGATTTTGGCTGCCAGTGAATAACACAACCATCCCTAATTCCGTGTCACTCTCCTTGTGTCTCGGTGGATTTGCACAcacaatttctgttttttaatggaCTGCCAATGGGCtctgaaaaaaagcatttcaccCTAGCCCTCATTTGTGGTCTATAATTTGAGTAAATACCATCTGTTGACTGAGAAACATTGGCTTTTTctaaaaggggaaaaaagctcTCTAATGTGAGCCTTTCTGCACTCTTAAGCATTTTCTATTTGTATAATGCACACCAAACCTTAATTAAAGTGCAGCAAGGGTCTGTGCCGAGAAGCACTCAAATATGGAAAGCTGCCTTGAAAGGAATGGAGTGGACGACTCAATCTTCTGACAAGCTACtcaggaaaaaaggaagaattgctttctgtctttctggCATCACCCTGTTCTActtattttgtttgattgtgtgaCTGCTTGAGAACAGAGCCGGAAATATAATGGTTCAATATGGTTTACATAAGTATATGTTATATGATCATTTGTGAAATGACATTTACTTACAGTGTGTTTCATGGAGTTTTCTGtggaatttttatttatttttttgctctttgtgtgtatatgtgcgtgcAAGAGCATGGTTAAGTGACCccaagtactgtgtgtgtgtggtgtgtgtgtgtgtgtggctgtgggTTTTCATGCATTCATGTTTGTCCTCAGGCACACAGGTCACTCCACTATCAGTGTGTCAGAACAGTCTGTGAAGCCAAAACAGTCCTCTTTTCAGCTCTAGCCTAGACGGTTAACAGTCATCAAAGTGCAGCTCTGCAGTGGTTTCCCCTCTAATGATGTTTCAGCTTTATGACTAATGTACCACAGCAGAACggtaaaataaatgacaatgcCAGGATCACAAATGTGTCTACATTTGGAGGTGTTACCCaaaattttactattttatctttttttcttttcttttctttttttttcagctgtttaaTTCTGTCCTGCTCACTGTCCATTCATAAtccattgtttcattttataataaatgCCTGTCATTTTCCAATGCTATTAAGTATAAAAACAAATAGGGCAGTGACCACATCTGTCACTTAAACATCTGGGACAATGTGAGCAAATCCTTTGACGAAAACATGCTGATATCCCCCACCAGTTTAGTCAAATGCATATGTAGAGTTGGAGACAACATACATGTCACTACTTTTCAGCTGTATCAGCATAATCATGTAAACAGAATCTGAATTTGTGTAAAACAGCTATTGCGTTACATTGTCTGATAATATTTACCCAAGATAATGAAGAATAAGATGGCGTTAGGTGAAGatgcaggaggagaggaggtctAATAAAACAGGACATAATGATGATTTCTATCCCCCGGGGGCCGgctctggggaaaaaaaaaaatgttgctgcatTTATTGTCTGACAAGCTATTACAGGCAGCGCAGGCCTCTGAATACCAATGATCAACGGGATGCCTGATAAAAATTTGCAAGTGGATAAAGATTCCTCCACATAATATCTCAGTCTTCATGTCTTCATTTCCAACAACCAGCCCCACCTCCTTCCTCCCAACTCCTGCAAACCATCATGCAAATGCCTTATATAAAGAATATCCCTGCTTTAAATATTAACTGATTAAATTGCGGATGGAGCTTCAAAGGTTCCGTCCTGCATATTTAAacactatttttttctctctctctctctctctctctctctcctgtaaTGTGAGTCAGTGGTTGGATCATTTCTCTGAAAATCAGCTTGGAGCAAATTTGGAGAGGAGGGGGAATTTGTCTTGGTTCTATCTGTGGCGTCACACCTGTATGCACTAGGAGGGGGTCTCTGGGCTATGCTGAGGTTTCTTGACACGCTCCTCTGTACATGAAATGTTGCAGCTGGCGGTTCATATGTGCACTTGGATGATGGTATCTTTGCAGAGTTGGCGGATTAAGGTCACCAGACAGTAGAATTCTCAAAGTAATTAATGTGCTGGAAAGGTTGTTCATCAGTAGGCATGACTGAGTACTGCTGTAGGATGCACCCTTTTGAGACTGACAAGATTcgtttgatattttgggaaatacacttattcccTTTCTCCctgaaagttagatgagaagattgataccactttaatgtcctttaatatttttacagtaaatatgtagTTAGCTGTAGCGGGCAGCCGTTTAGCTTAGCGTAACAGCTACCAGCATCTcaaaagctcactaattaatgtgttatgtctcatttgttttatcCGTACAAAAAACTaagtgtaaaaactacaattcatCATTTTACTCAGGGTTATGTAACGAACTATTTGTTGGTTATAGGATCAGTACCTTCCTGGAGTCTCTTTTGGTTGCCTAGCCACTGGTCCCACCCAAGAAATACTCCAGAccataacatgttaattagtgagctttagaggtgctggtaggcagattttgttatctggatagagccaagctagctgtttccccctgtttccagtctttatgctaagctaagctaactggttgCTGGCTCCAACTAAATATTTACCATAAAagtgtggtatcaatcttcttgtcTAATTCTCCACAAGAAACCTTGGTTCTTCTATGACTGTTatactgttgctgctctgttGTTCCACCCTCAAAAGGAGCTGTTTTGAAAATGCTTCAGCGCTGATGCAGGACACATGCAGGGTTAGAAGATGTGTCATATGTTTGTGGTTATTCCTGGAAGTGTGGTTATCATGGTTGCGCagagatgaggggaaaaaaaaaacaatcctttATGCTTTGATAGTTGTGGGTACGGTAGCGTTTCGTGCTGTGCAGAACAAGCCTTGCAGCATTGAGCTGTTCATGGGAATGTAAATGCCTTAGCTTAATGCTATTGCGCTCTGAATGGATGGTTTGATGCTTTGAGCAGCAGAAACTCACGCTGCAGTCTTTTTAGAGTACAGGTCAGAATGTAAGCTTACGTAGGTTGTGTTTCTTTACTGTTAAATCCTCTTCGTTGCAGTGGGAGTCAAGAGTAAATATGTCCCTTATGCTGCTAAGACTTAGGATGAGTGATGGAGCCTCGGATAAATCACGATTGGTGGATGTGGCTGGGTTAGTACTTAAGCACATGTACACCAAAGTTGGGATATGCGAAGAGAAAGTACTGGTCGTGAGTAATCCTCCAACAAGGATTACCCATGTCTTTCATGCTAGATTAAAGGGTCCCATGATACCCTTCCACGCCGTCCGAGTCCTGACAGGGAATCAATGCTCTGGATGACAAATTATCGGTGGCATCATCTTTGTCATCCCTTTGCTATCGTTGTCTGCTTGATAATGAGTGTGATTCGTGTGGCTTTTGTGCGGGCATTCTTCAATACTCCACATTTTGGAGGATGACCAATCGCGAGCCAAGTGGTCCGTcgctgtctgtgtctctctgcgAGTGTGTTGAGATAATCATCTTATCCACCAGgctctgcagacacacacacacacacatgcacccagAGTTTTAAACGAGGAGATCTCCATGATGTTCCTACAGTAGTCagcagaaaggaaaagaaatatttgGGTCACATGAAAAttgaatgatgatgatttggTTGCTGGTGGTGGTAGCATCTGACTGGAAAAAGGCTTCTCCACCAATTGCTTGTCCTTTTTTATTCCGTTTTTATTGTACTCAAATTAGATCAAGCTTGTAggataaaaactgacaaaaaactaGCAGGCACTGCAAACATTTCCCTAGCAGACTGAGATATTCAGAGGAAGATCTGGCTTATACAGGGCTTTCAAAGTATTATGATTCACAGCAAGGAGGCTGAAACTACCATATTCTCATAGCGCTGCATTTGCAGAGGGCAATCTGCCGTGATGAAAAGCCAAACGTGTACATGATGGTGCCTATTTACAACATGAAATCAACTGCTTACATCTGCTCACAGTGGGACACATCTGCCCCCAGAGgagcaaataaaatgaatactgAGAAGATAGATGCTGAAtctgctgtatatatatatatgcagtcACTGGGAGATGACCTGAACTTTGCTTTGCAGTCTTTTATTTTAAACGTTGACCCTTCACTCTTTCCAGCTTTTAATAATGTTGTTGTGAGGACGCTCGCCatcattatttctttatttatctaATTTTTGCATCATGGCAATTGGGGAAAGTGTTTAGGGGTGTTTATACAGGCGATTTGTTCCCACTAATTCGGCATGTTTTGTGATGAATCCAAGGGCTTTTGGaaagtgggggtgggggtggggagggagTTAATCCACTTGTTTCTTGTGTTCCAGCCTGTTCAGcacattctgtctctctctctctctctctctctctctctctgtctatctctctctctctccctccctcctttatTTTTGGAAACATCTCATTCTCGTGAGTCAGGCCCGTCATGCTCACAAAGGCTCGGTCTAGCAAGCTCTcaccgcctcctcctccacctcctcctcctcctcctcctcctcctcctctctgcccgTGTCTCTGCTGTTTATGATATTAGAACAGAAGAGAGCTGAGCAGAAGTGGAAACTGAActcttcatccctctctctccatctctcactctctctctcagacaacAGGAGGGACGGAATAATTAATGCTTTGTGAGTTTGTAATTTGCCGTATTTGCTGTTTTGCATAGTCGACAGGTAATGGATGGATGGGGGTTTTTGCGACCACTGGTGTAATAACTGGCTGAAAAAGGGGCCTTAAGAAGGTGACAGGTAGCAATTTCTAACTCGAGGCTGCAAATTTGAAGCTCACTGAATTTATACTCCATTTGTGGAGCAAAATCAATGTGATGATGCAACCACATTTTTGGCATCCATCTCAATTTGGCGGGCAAGGTTGATGGCGATGTTGATTGATGATACCTGACTTGACTGATAGTCGCGTCACCTGCACTTCTGTTgtctatttgttgttttatccgccttttttttttttttttttttttagtatcaGTGGCTCCAAAAGAGGCACGCTAATTACCATGTTTGCAACGCAGTGTCACTTCTTTGAAGAGTTTTCTAGCAAATAAGGCAGATTACTTCTAAGAAAATCTACTAAATTAAGTTGCCTTGGAAACAGCAAATTATACAATTAACACTCAGATCATCCTATTGGATGACGTGCGTTTCAGCGTTGAATACAGGATTAAATGgcttgttgacattttttcattttacatttacattttattttttgtatttcttatCATTTTCAGAAGtatatatttgtttctgttatctgtatgtttgtgtgggaAAAGGATGATTCATCTTTCTTGTATTAATAATAGAGATAACCTGCTgcaacaaatcaaacattttctacactgcacaaaaataataataataagagagAGACTTTGAGTTGAGTTGGATAAGGATTTAATTTGCCTATGGGCAAGAGCTGAATGTTTAACCATCATctgaatgtgtttattattttgcaGTAATTTGTGGTTCCATTGCAAGTAACATTTTGATCAAGAGAATGAGCCTAGGTGAGCATCCATTCTCCTGAGGCTCTTTATTTGAACTTTCTTCGCTGTCTGAAAAACTATGTTACATCCTTtgggttgggggtggggggaggatAATAAGTTGCATTTGTTTAGGAGTTGTTTTTTCCACTTGTAATCACAAGCCTCTAAAGTCATGTTTTGGAACAAAGTAGCCCCACAGCTTACCtagaaaatgtttctttttaccGTAAATATGGTCACCACAGCGAAAAAGTAATTTTCTACTGTCTGTGTTCAAGGGATTCAATTTTCCTCTTGAAGAATTATATTTGCTATATAGATATAATAGCTTTCTTCTCAAAGACTGATTATAGCGTTGGTATTTTCACAATTTATAGGCTTACCATCCTCCACTTCACACATGTGCAAACCATATAAATCAATGTAGTGTAGCGTAGTTTATCGTGCATTTGGCTTTGATGTCATATGTGCTTACTGCACATCATATGCTCTGCACATATATTGCATATCAGTTATGACGAGGTGTCCCTATTGAGTGTGCACCGAATAATCCCTTATGCATCTTGCATCTTTGAGAGTAGTGAACTCGTCTTGAAACAGAATAAGACCCGGAGCAAAGAGCCATCATCATTAGTCATCAACAACAGCACATGGCCCCTCAAAGCGCAGTGCTGTGAAAGTTTCTCTCTGAATCACTGCAGCCTTCAGCTGCTCTGTCCCAGTCCCAAATCTCTGTGGGCAAAATGCTTTCAGATACTTAATATAATGCAACAGAAACCCTGCAAACCAAGCAAATCTCTGCAGTATTGGTTCAGCTTTGGTAGTTTATGTGATATACATGTGAATAGGAATTCATCTTACACACCTGAAATTGAATACAGAAAGACTAGTTTTGTACTTTAAATGGaatacatggattttttttttgtttttttgggggtttaTTTGGGGGGGGTGTTtacgctttattttacaggtcccttaattttgagtaatttgcaggtatttaacagttattttttaggatattttacagagattgtggtgcaatttggtacatattataagaaaaacaaaaaaaagttggttAGTTGTTAActtggtttagttggtaattATCCACTCATATTTGGGTTCATACGTAGTTTTTAATTTAGAGCATTTCTCAATAAATTAGACTCTACCTGAtaattctttaactgacagaaaatacttagttttcggtgtgtagttttgtgtgtcaaatgatatacagtattagCATATTATTTCTTAGGAAATTTGTTTGAAAGGGTTATGTAATTTGATTGTATATGGGAAAAGTGCtcattacagtgtttttaagaaacaaccttATCATGCTAATATgtagttttacacacaaaactacacactgaaaactacgtattttctgtcagtcaaagaTTTGTCAAGAGTCACCTTTATTAAGAATTTTTGGACCCAAACCTAaatatgaacccaaatataatgaatccACACCACCCTCAATTTgcaccaccctctctgtaaaaaaaactgttaaatgtgTGCAAATTACTCAAAAAAATTGTTTACTTAACATTTCCTGAGGAAATGACGCCTGTCAAAAGGACCTGTTAAATAAAGTGttgccttttttattattttttttacttgtgcATTGCTGCTTTCTTAATTATTCATAATTCTGTAATTCCATGCTTTCATTTAGATtgtattatcatttttatggcCCACAAAAGGCTTAAATTGCACAGTCCCTACAACTTTATGTTTAAGTTATACAATCCCAGGCACTCTATGAAGGCAGATGTCATCTGTTTTGACCTGTGCTGAACATTCAATTATTACCATGATTGTTAAGGTCTAAGTACAGTAAGATCGCAAGTCACCTCCCTTGAGATTTGTTTTCATACTAAATCTGTCATCCACTTGAGTTTAAATTGTGTTCTGTTCCCCAGCCACATCCTTCCTAGAAACACAGGCGCGGGGTCATTTTTGGTCTAACATGGCTGTTAGGTGGTTTAACatggctgtttttttaatctttgttttacATGACATTTTGGACTATGAATATTGAGGGAGAGCAGCTGAAGAAAAGaactcctcttcatctctcccttATTGCTATTCCAGCTTCTTTAGTCCAAGATTAGTTCATAGAAGACTTAGTTACTCTtcagaaaaagatatttttccCTCGGCTCAGAGGAGAAGCAGCTGAATACAGCAAAAGTTGAAGGCTAGTTGAATCTCAGTCAGTCATTAGTGTCTTGTGTGTGACATTTCTGAACTTTGTGTGATGTTCCATTAATAACTTGAACTAAAAGGGTTTTCTTGCCAGGATTTTCTTCCCCACATAGCAACCACTTAACATGGCAGGAATGCATCTTCAAACAATC is a genomic window of Thunnus albacares chromosome 23, fThuAlb1.1, whole genome shotgun sequence containing:
- the gpr85 gene encoding probable G protein-coupled receptor 85; this translates as MIPPPSMANYSHAGDHTILQNVSPLATFLKLTSLGFIIGVGVVGNLLISILLVKDKSLHRAPYYFLLDLCASDILRSAICFPFVFTSVKNGSAWTYGTLTCKVIAFLGVLSCFHTAFMLFCVSVTRYLAIAHHRFYTKRLTFWTCLAVICMVWTLSVAMAFPPVLDVGTYSFIREEDQCTFQHRSFRANDSLGFMLLLALILLATQLVYLKLIFFVHDRRKMKPVQFVPAVSQNWTFHGPGASGQAAANWLAGFGRGPTPPTLLGIRQNSNAAGRRRLLVLDEFKTEKRISRMFYIMTFFFLALWGPYLVACYWRVFARGPVVPGGYLTAAVWMSFAQAGVNPFICIFSNRELRRCFSTTLLYCRKSRLPREPYCVI